ATCACGAGTCCCAGGATCAGGGCCACCGATCCCATGGAGACTCTGGTTCCGTAGAGAAGTCTGGACAGGACGTCTCGTCCCAGATGGTCGCAGCCCAGGACATGGCCGTCCCCCGGAGGTGCGAATTTCATCGCCAGGTCTACCTCCATCGGATCCCAGGGAGTAAGACGAGAGGCTCCGACGGCGGACAGGGCTATCAGGGCCAGTAGAGCAAGCCCCACCACGGTGGTCTTTCTTAATGGCATCTCAGCTTCGTCCCCCTTCCAGTCTTATCCTCGGATCGAGCCAGGCATATAGAATATCTATCGCCAGATTCATCACCACGAAGATCACCGTCATCATGAGTATGAAACACTGCATCACCGGATAATCCCTGTTGTAGATCGCCGAGACGGCATATCGGCCTACCCCGGGCCATGAGAAGATGGTCTCGGCCACCACCGCTCCTCCGAACAGCTCGCCTATGTGCATTCCTACTGCGGTCACTATCGGTATCAGCGAGTTTACCAGTACGTGTTTCCCTATTACGACTTTTTCAGGAAGACCTCTCAGTCGACCGTAAAGTCCCCAGCGGGCGTGAAGGTTTTCCAGAACGCTCCCCCTTATCAGCCTGATGTTTATGCATATGGACATCAGAGACATCGATACGGCTGGCATTATCATGTGAGCCGGGCCCCCCAGTCCCATGGAGGGCAGCCACTTGAGCTTTATGGAGAACAGCCATATCAGCAGATACGCCAGCCAGAAACCGGGCATGGAGACCCCCGTGAAGGCCAGGAATCTGGTGGAATGGTCCGGCAGACGGTCTCTGTTGAGTGCGGCCCACAGTCCCAGGGGCAGACTTGCCGCAAGCGTCAGTGCCAGAGAAAACGCCGCCAGTTTCAACGTGTTGGGCATGTAGTATATGATCTCAGGAAACACCGGATTCCCGGTCACGTAGGATTTTCCGAAATCCAGATGGATCGCCTTCGTAACCCAGCGCATATATTGAACTGGCAGAGACGAGTTCAGCCCCAGTTCCTCCCTGGCGGTGGCGAGGGCCTGGTCCGTCGGAGGTATCCCGGACAGGCGCAGATATGTCATGGCCGGATCTCCCTGTCCCAGTCTGAGGACGAGAAACACCACGATCGAGACGATAACAAGCAGCGGTATGAGCTGGGCCACCCTTTTGGCTATATAGCGAATCATTTTCGATATCGTTTTCTAAATGCCGCTCTTCGGAAGTCTTATCCGTTCGAAGGGGATATCGTAGGGAGTCGGCCTGAAGGGAATGTCCGATAAATTGCCTTCCCTGTAGACTTTTATCGCGGTGGAAAACGAAAGCGGCATATATACGGCCTCTTCGTGCAGCGTCGTCAATATATACCGATAGAGCTCGGCTCTTTCCTTTTCGTCCACTGTGACCAGGACCTCGGAGATGCTGCGATCCAGTTTCTCCTTCATCTTCAGTCCGGACTGAGCCTGGTAATCCGCATGGGACGGGATCCTCATGGAGCTGCAATAGGATTGAGGGTCGTAGGGAGCTCCCCAGGTAGATGAAAATATCATCCCGAATTCGCCGGATTTCTGTCTCTTGTAGTACGAGTCCGCCTCTTCCGCCACGAGCCTGACGTCGATTCCGATTTTTCTCAGATCTCCCTGAATGGCCTCCGCCGATGCCTTCTGGAGAGCGTCGGTCCCTACGAAGCAGAAATCCAGGGCTAGAGGAACCCCGTCTTTATACCTGAAGGGGGAACCTTCCTTTTTTCCCCAGCCGGCCTTATCCAGCAGTTTTGCCGAAAGTTTGGGATCGTAGACGTATGGTTTCAGATTCAGATCGCAATAGGGTCGGTTTTTCGCGAACAGGGTTTCCGCCGGGTATTCCATTCCCAGAAAAACGTGCTTCACTATGGCCTTTCTGTCAACCCCGTGAAGAATGGCCTTCCTTACCGAGGGATCGTCGGTGGGAAACCTGCCGGAGTTCATCGCGATGCTTCGTCCCTCGAGGGGGCCGGACAGACCCGTGACGATACCGTCCATGGAACGGTAGCGATTGAAGGTCTCCATGTCTATCTGCCCCGTGCTCGCTCCGTATATCAGGTCTATCTCTCCGGTCTCGAATGCCAGCGCTCTTGCGGTGGGATCCGATATAACCTTGACCATTATCTCGTCCACGTCTTGTTTCCCCCTCCAGGAGCGGGGATTGGCCTTAAAAAGGTCGTATTCTCCCTTTTTGGAATCGACGAGCATCCAGGGTCCGGTTCCGATAGGGGCCTTTATACTCTTGGAAGTATCTCCGTCGTCGGG
The genomic region above belongs to Dethiosulfovibrio faecalis and contains:
- the nikB gene encoding nickel ABC transporter permease subunit NikB, which encodes MIRYIAKRVAQLIPLLVIVSIVVFLVLRLGQGDPAMTYLRLSGIPPTDQALATAREELGLNSSLPVQYMRWVTKAIHLDFGKSYVTGNPVFPEIIYYMPNTLKLAAFSLALTLAASLPLGLWAALNRDRLPDHSTRFLAFTGVSMPGFWLAYLLIWLFSIKLKWLPSMGLGGPAHMIMPAVSMSLMSICINIRLIRGSVLENLHARWGLYGRLRGLPEKVVIGKHVLVNSLIPIVTAVGMHIGELFGGAVVAETIFSWPGVGRYAVSAIYNRDYPVMQCFILMMTVIFVVMNLAIDILYAWLDPRIRLEGGRS
- the nikA gene encoding nickel ABC transporter substrate-binding protein, whose product is MRRSRLLISLAVALSAIVLSTAVWAQESSKKTRIVYSWPSYAGPLLPHMYSPSQMYAQRMVYDPLVEYEEDGSYSPALATSWDISPDGKVYTFRLREGVAFSDGTPFDAEAVVMNFDAIMANAKRHEWMDLVNQIDGWESVDEHTFRLTLKNPYYPALAELSLIRPFRFLSPSAFPDDGDTSKSIKAPIGTGPWMLVDSKKGEYDLFKANPRSWRGKQDVDEIMVKVISDPTARALAFETGEIDLIYGASTGQIDMETFNRYRSMDGIVTGLSGPLEGRSIAMNSGRFPTDDPSVRKAILHGVDRKAIVKHVFLGMEYPAETLFAKNRPYCDLNLKPYVYDPKLSAKLLDKAGWGKKEGSPFRYKDGVPLALDFCFVGTDALQKASAEAIQGDLRKIGIDVRLVAEEADSYYKRQKSGEFGMIFSSTWGAPYDPQSYCSSMRIPSHADYQAQSGLKMKEKLDRSISEVLVTVDEKERAELYRYILTTLHEEAVYMPLSFSTAIKVYREGNLSDIPFRPTPYDIPFERIRLPKSGI